Proteins co-encoded in one Stomoxys calcitrans chromosome 5, idStoCalc2.1, whole genome shotgun sequence genomic window:
- the LOC106089872 gene encoding UDP-glucosyltransferase 2-like, translating to MYFASLSLVLISAQLLTTINAAHILGIFAFPGKGPYSFVEPLLKELALRGHHVTSITNYPQSKPVKNFRDIVIEKNQHLFDEFKNFSMETIGSNHFETLGTFYNKAYEMSHNVFANEAVRKLRQTESFDLIIMDVLFTESFYGFGEDFGAPMVAISPWGTMTSIDELVGNTTPLSYIPNMIMLRHYNQNMNFWRRSLNVAVYILERIHYYYTYMPMQRKIYEQHFPNASKSITEAQKNFSLVLLNDHFVLTTPRPYVPNMIEVAGMHIPSQVEPLAEDIKRMLHEAQQGVIYITFNSFLPQYIFQMVLNVLGNFEQLVLWNSQYHNLHTLQIPPNVYFFSNVSHHSLLSLPNIHLLITHGEYLCIVESIHYGIPILSLPRFDGLNEDYVNNVKKIGNGISLSWDQMRERTLSKTLNDLLATDRYRREAKLKSKQFRDQQNPPLERAIYWIEYVLRFQGAHHLRNLGQNLTIWEFYNLDVLLCLSLAVIVFVLLSYISLNLMLKLIMNVK from the exons TGACGACCATCAATGCGGCACACATTTTGGGAATATTTGCATTTCCCGGCAAGGGACCATATTCTTTTGTTGAACCATTACTCAAAGAATTGGCCTTACGAGGTCATCATGTGACATCAATAACAAATTATCCCCAAAGCAAGCCTGTGAAGAATTTTCGCGATATAGTGATTGAGAAAAATCAACATTTGTTCGATG agtttaaaaacttctccatgGAAACTATTGGCTCTAATCACTTTGAAACCCTTGGTACCTTTTACAATAAGGCCTATGAGATGTCTCATAATGTCTTTGCAAATGAAGCGGTTAGAAAGCTACGCCAAACAGAATCATTTGATTTAATAATAATGGATGTTCTATTCACCGAATCTTTTTATGGATTTGGCGAAGATTTCGGAGCACCCATGGTGGCCATATCGCCATGGGGCACAATGACATCCATCGATGAGCTGGTAGGCAATACAACACCATTGTCTTATATACCGAATATGATAATGCTGCGTCACTATaatcaaaatatgaatttctgGCGTAGAAGTTTAAATGTTGCCGTCTACATACTCGAACGGATTCATTACTATTACACTTACATGCCAATGCAGCGGAAGATATATGAGCAGCATTTTCCAAATGCCTCGAAAAGTATAACAGAAGCTCAAAAGaatttttctttggttttgCTGAATGATCATTTTGTACTCACCACCCCACGACcttatgtgccaaatatgattgagGTGGCTGGCATGCATATACCCTCACAAGTAGAACCCCTGGCTGAGGATATTAAAAGGATGCTGCATGAGGCGCAGCAAGGTGTTATCTACATTACATTCAACTCATTTCTACCTCAATACATATTCCAAATGGTGCTCAATGTATTAGGGAATTTTGAGCAATTGGTTTTATGGAATTCCCAATACCATAACCTGCACACTTTGCAGATCCCCCCGAATGTTTATTTCTTCTCCAATGTGTCGCACCATTCTCTACTCTCTCTTCCCAATATTCATTTGCTTATAACTCATGGTGAATATCTTTGCATTGTGGAAAGTATTCATTACGGTATTCCTATTTTAAGTCTGCCACGCTTTGATGGCTTAAATGAGGACTATGtgaataatgtaaaaaaaattggaaatggaATATCCCTATCATGGGACCAGATGAGGGAGAGGACTctctcaaaaaccttaaatGATTTGTTAGCAACGGATCGTTATCGCCGTGAAGCCAAATTGAAATCCAAGCAATTTCGAGATCAACAGAATCCCCCCTTGGAGAGAGCCATCTATTGGATCGAATATGTTTTGAGATTTCAAGGAGCACATCATCTGCGTAATCTAGGACAAAATTTAACCATATGGGAATTTTACAATTTGGATGTTTTGCTATGTTTGAGTTTAGCTGTAATAGTGTTTGTATTGTTGTCTTATATAAGTTTGAACTTAATGCTTAAGCTGATAATGAATGTGAAATGA